One window from the genome of Streptococcus salivarius encodes:
- the nadE gene encoding ammonia-dependent NAD(+) synthetase yields MTLQETIIAQLGVKPSIDPKEEIRKSVDFLKAYMLKHPFLKSYVLGISGGQDSTLAGRLAQLAVEELRAETGKDYQFIAIRLPYGVQADEDDAQHALAFIKPDVSLAVNIKEAVDGQVAELAKAGVSISDFNKGNIKARQRMITQYAVAGENSGAVIGTDHAAENLTGFFTKFGDGGADILPLFRLNKRQGAALLAELGADKALYEKVPTADLEEDKPGIADEVALGVTYREIDDYLEGKEVSAKAQETIETWWRKGQHKRHLPITIFDDFWK; encoded by the coding sequence ATGACTTTGCAAGAAACTATTATTGCTCAACTAGGCGTTAAACCTAGCATTGATCCAAAAGAAGAGATTCGAAAATCTGTTGATTTTTTGAAGGCTTATATGCTCAAACATCCTTTCCTTAAGTCTTATGTTTTAGGGATTTCCGGAGGTCAAGATTCTACCTTGGCTGGCCGTCTAGCCCAACTTGCCGTTGAAGAGCTTCGTGCAGAGACAGGGAAAGACTATCAGTTTATTGCCATTCGCTTGCCTTATGGAGTGCAGGCAGACGAGGATGATGCCCAACACGCCCTTGCTTTTATCAAGCCAGATGTGAGTCTTGCGGTTAACATTAAGGAAGCTGTTGATGGTCAGGTTGCGGAACTTGCCAAGGCAGGTGTAAGTATTTCTGACTTTAACAAGGGAAATATTAAGGCTCGTCAACGCATGATTACCCAATACGCAGTTGCGGGAGAAAATAGTGGGGCAGTTATCGGGACAGACCACGCCGCTGAGAACCTTACTGGCTTCTTCACAAAATTTGGCGATGGTGGTGCAGATATTTTGCCACTCTTTCGTCTAAACAAGCGTCAAGGTGCAGCCCTTCTTGCAGAACTTGGTGCGGACAAGGCCCTTTATGAAAAAGTGCCAACAGCTGACTTGGAAGAGGACAAACCAGGAATCGCTGATGAAGTGGCACTTGGAGTGACCTATCGTGAAATTGATGACTACCTTGAAGGTAAGGAAGTCTCAGCCAAAGCCCAGGAAACTATTGAGACTTGGTGGCGTAAAGGTCAACACAAACGTCACTTGCCAATCACTATTTTTGATGATTTTTGGAAATAA
- a CDS encoding DUF805 domain-containing protein produces the protein MIKAYIDFWKRAFDFSGRSTRPDYWWAYLVNVIIITILTVFCVLIPFFSNVDLSDPALLNNQTELQKIIITYAWPLMLFSLIELIPQLSLQIRRLRDAGFHPAWVLLSYIGLVRILVIFSLIGSIVLLIMSCQPTKPVPETQFDKVE, from the coding sequence ATGATCAAAGCTTATATTGATTTTTGGAAGCGTGCTTTTGACTTTAGCGGACGTTCAACTCGTCCAGACTACTGGTGGGCTTACTTGGTTAATGTCATTATTATTACTATTCTTACTGTTTTTTGTGTTCTTATTCCTTTCTTCAGTAATGTTGACCTTAGTGATCCAGCTCTGTTGAATAATCAGACTGAACTGCAAAAAATAATTATTACCTATGCTTGGCCACTAATGCTTTTTAGCTTAATTGAACTTATCCCTCAATTGTCTCTACAAATCCGTCGTTTAAGAGATGCAGGCTTTCATCCGGCTTGGGTACTTCTAAGTTATATAGGGCTTGTACGAATTTTGGTTATCTTCTCATTGATTGGAAGCATTGTCCTCCTTATCATGTCTTGTCAACCAACGAAACCAGTACCAGAAACGCAGTTTGATAAAGTTGAATAA
- the pepC gene encoding aminopeptidase C encodes MTSLSTDFTDKLFAEYEANAKYSAIENAVTHNGLLKSIETRQSEVENDHVFSIDLTKDEVSNQKASGRCWMFAALNTFRHKLISDFKLESFELSQAHTFFWDKYEKSNWFLEQIIATADQEIGSRKVKFLLDTPQQDGGQWDMVVSLFEKYGVVPKSVYPESVSSSNSRELNQYLNKLLRQDAQILRDLIAGGADQATVQAKKEELLQEIFNYLAMTLGLPPRQFDFAYRDKDDNYQSEKNITPQAFFEKYVGLKLSDYVSVINAPTADKPYGKSYTVEMLGNIVGAPSVRYINLPMDRFKELAIAQMKSGETVWFGSDVGQVSDRQKGILATNVYDFTASMDINLTQDKAGRLDYSESLMTHAMVLTGVDLDADGKSVKWKVENSWGDKVGQKGYFVASDAWMDEYTYQIVVRKDFLTAEELAAYEAEPQVLAPWDPMGALASK; translated from the coding sequence ATGACTTCACTATCAACAGATTTCACAGATAAACTATTTGCAGAATATGAGGCCAATGCCAAGTACAGTGCTATTGAGAATGCTGTAACTCACAATGGCTTGCTCAAATCCATCGAAACACGTCAATCAGAAGTTGAAAACGACCATGTTTTCTCAATCGATTTGACTAAAGATGAGGTGTCTAACCAGAAAGCTTCAGGACGTTGCTGGATGTTTGCGGCACTAAATACTTTCCGTCACAAATTAATCTCAGACTTTAAATTGGAAAGTTTCGAACTTTCTCAAGCTCACACTTTCTTCTGGGACAAGTATGAAAAATCGAACTGGTTCTTGGAACAAATTATTGCCACAGCAGATCAAGAGATTGGCAGTCGTAAGGTTAAATTCCTTTTGGATACCCCTCAACAAGATGGTGGACAATGGGATATGGTCGTATCACTTTTTGAAAAATACGGTGTTGTACCAAAATCGGTTTATCCAGAATCTGTATCTTCAAGCAATAGTCGTGAGCTTAACCAATATCTCAATAAGCTCCTTCGTCAAGATGCTCAAATCTTACGTGACCTAATTGCAGGTGGTGCTGATCAGGCTACTGTTCAAGCTAAGAAGGAAGAGCTTCTTCAAGAAATTTTCAATTATCTTGCTATGACTCTTGGTTTACCACCACGTCAGTTTGATTTTGCCTACCGAGATAAGGATGACAACTATCAATCTGAGAAAAATATCACACCACAAGCATTCTTTGAAAAATATGTGGGTCTCAAACTCAGTGACTATGTGTCAGTTATCAACGCTCCAACAGCTGATAAACCTTACGGGAAATCTTATACTGTTGAGATGTTAGGTAATATTGTAGGTGCACCAAGTGTTCGTTATATCAACCTCCCAATGGACCGTTTCAAAGAGCTTGCTATTGCACAGATGAAGTCTGGAGAAACTGTTTGGTTTGGTTCAGATGTTGGTCAAGTTTCAGACCGTCAAAAAGGTATTCTTGCAACTAATGTTTATGACTTTACAGCTAGCATGGATATTAACTTGACTCAAGATAAGGCAGGACGTTTGGACTACAGTGAATCTCTCATGACTCATGCCATGGTATTGACTGGGGTTGATTTGGATGCCGATGGCAAATCTGTTAAATGGAAGGTTGAAAACTCTTGGGGAGACAAGGTTGGACAAAAAGGTTACTTTGTCGCTTCTGATGCCTGGATGGATGAATACACTTATCAAATCGTTGTCCGCAAAGACTTCCTTACAGCTGAAGAATTAGCAGCCTATGAAGCAGAGCCACAAGTACTTGCTCCTTGGGACCCAATGGGAGCCCTTGCTTCAAAATAA
- the pbp1a gene encoding penicillin-binding protein PBP1A produces the protein MAKFNFSNFKESLNGLTKRAKNIKVKRSDSSRYSKGKRSAASDQSLGWRIAKYGFIGLLTFFVVCVIAGGSLFAYYVSSVPKLTENKLQSTNSSKIYDANGSLIADLGAEKRESASTDEIPTTLVNAITSIEDKRFFTHRGIDVYRIMGAAVNNLRRSSTQGGSTLDQQLIKLAYFSTNTSDQTLKRKSQEIWLSLQMERQFTKQEILTFYINKVYMGNGYYGMKTAAKSYFGKDLSDLSVAQAALLAGIPQAPTQYDPYANPDAAKERRNTVLSEMYEDKNISKEEYEQAKATDVSDGLLPLTKKASYEPYLDNYIKQVIEQVATDANADIYSAGLDVYTNLNPDIQKYIWNVYNTDDYIYYPNDSFQVASTIIDVTNGRVVAQLGSRHQDENIALATNQAVQTDRDWGSTMKPITDYAPAIEKGIYTNTGTTVYDNPYNFPGSSTPVYNWDRKYFGSISLTYALQQSRNVTAVKALQAVGLDYAQSFLKDLGIEYPEMFYSNAISSSTSSADPKYGASSEKMAAAYAAFANGGTYYKPSYIKSIKFEDGSTKSFDSKGVEAMSPQTAYMMSSMLKQVMTGGTATEAYVPGTFNAAKTGTSNYGDDEYYKVQKESGVYAYLMVPDETFVGYNTKYSMAIWTGYKNRKTPLHDSDLDIAKQIYGVTSSYLNQMYGAGSEDFDMPSGVYNNGSYVFLTGSSTSNVYTGSLGTSSSSSSLDSSQSSDSSSSQDSQQYGPDASTNPSTSASSNGSEHSNSNTATAEE, from the coding sequence ATGGCTAAATTTAATTTCAGCAACTTTAAAGAATCACTTAACGGTTTGACTAAACGTGCTAAAAACATCAAGGTCAAGCGTTCAGATTCTTCTCGCTATAGCAAAGGAAAACGCTCTGCCGCTTCAGACCAAAGTTTGGGCTGGCGTATTGCAAAATACGGATTTATTGGACTGCTCACTTTCTTTGTAGTCTGTGTCATCGCTGGTGGTAGCCTCTTTGCCTACTATGTTAGCAGTGTTCCTAAACTTACCGAGAACAAACTGCAATCAACAAACTCAAGTAAGATTTACGACGCTAATGGTAGTCTTATTGCCGACTTGGGAGCTGAGAAGCGTGAGAGTGCATCAACAGATGAAATTCCAACAACTCTAGTTAATGCCATCACCTCTATCGAGGATAAACGTTTCTTCACTCACCGTGGGATTGACGTCTACCGTATCATGGGGGCAGCTGTTAACAACCTTCGTCGTAGCAGCACCCAAGGGGGGTCTACGCTCGACCAACAGTTGATTAAGTTGGCTTACTTCTCAACTAACACTTCTGACCAAACCCTTAAACGTAAGTCACAAGAAATCTGGTTGTCACTCCAAATGGAGCGTCAATTCACTAAACAAGAAATCTTGACCTTCTACATTAATAAGGTTTATATGGGTAATGGTTACTACGGTATGAAGACGGCAGCTAAATCTTACTTTGGTAAGGACTTGAGCGACCTCTCTGTTGCCCAAGCAGCTCTTCTTGCTGGTATTCCACAAGCACCAACACAATATGACCCTTATGCTAATCCAGATGCTGCCAAAGAGCGTCGTAACACTGTTCTTAGTGAAATGTATGAAGACAAAAACATTTCCAAAGAAGAGTACGAGCAAGCTAAAGCAACTGATGTATCAGATGGCCTTCTTCCACTTACGAAGAAAGCTAGCTATGAGCCATACTTAGATAACTACATCAAACAAGTTATTGAGCAGGTAGCTACTGATGCCAATGCTGATATCTACTCAGCAGGTCTCGACGTCTACACTAACCTTAATCCAGATATTCAAAAATATATCTGGAACGTCTATAATACTGATGACTATATCTACTATCCAAATGATAGTTTCCAAGTTGCTTCTACTATTATTGATGTTACTAACGGTCGTGTCGTTGCCCAATTGGGATCACGTCACCAAGATGAAAATATTGCTCTCGCTACTAACCAAGCTGTTCAAACAGACCGTGACTGGGGTTCTACAATGAAACCAATCACTGACTATGCTCCTGCTATTGAAAAAGGTATTTATACAAACACTGGTACGACTGTTTACGATAATCCTTACAATTTCCCAGGTTCCTCAACGCCAGTTTACAACTGGGACCGTAAGTACTTTGGAAGTATCTCATTGACTTATGCGCTTCAACAATCGCGTAACGTAACAGCCGTTAAAGCTCTTCAAGCTGTTGGGTTGGACTATGCCCAGTCCTTCTTGAAAGATTTAGGTATTGAGTATCCAGAAATGTTCTACTCCAATGCCATCTCATCTTCAACATCATCAGCAGATCCTAAGTATGGTGCATCAAGTGAGAAAATGGCCGCAGCCTATGCAGCCTTTGCAAATGGTGGTACTTACTATAAACCTTCTTACATTAAATCAATCAAATTTGAAGACGGTTCAACAAAATCATTTGATTCTAAAGGTGTTGAAGCCATGTCACCACAAACAGCTTACATGATGTCAAGCATGTTGAAACAAGTAATGACAGGTGGTACAGCGACTGAAGCTTATGTCCCTGGTACGTTCAACGCTGCTAAGACCGGTACATCTAACTATGGTGACGATGAATACTACAAGGTACAAAAAGAAAGTGGCGTCTACGCTTACCTTATGGTTCCAGATGAAACTTTCGTTGGTTACAATACCAAGTATTCTATGGCGATTTGGACAGGTTATAAAAATCGTAAAACACCACTTCATGATTCAGACCTTGATATCGCTAAACAAATCTATGGTGTAACAAGTAGCTACCTTAACCAGATGTATGGTGCGGGTTCTGAAGATTTCGATATGCCTAGCGGTGTTTATAATAATGGTAGCTATGTCTTCCTTACTGGTTCTTCAACATCAAATGTTTACACAGGATCACTTGGAACATCTAGCTCATCATCAAGTTTAGACTCAAGCCAAAGCAGTGACTCATCAAGTTCACAAGATAGTCAACAGTACGGTCCTGATGCTTCAACAAATCCATCGACATCGGCCTCTTCTAATGGCTCTGAACATTCAAATTCAAACACTGCTACAGCAGAAGAATAA
- the recU gene encoding Holliday junction resolvase RecU: MVNYPHQISRKIAQVRPKKSNRVDFANRGMSFESAINATNDYYLSRGLAVIHKKPTPVQIVKVDYPKRSRAKIVEAYFRQASTTDYSGVYKGYYIDFEAKETRQKTSMPMKNFHAHQIEHMSQVISQDGICFVLLHFSTLKETYLLPAKDLIAFYQIDKGTKSMPLDYIKKRGYAIAEAAYPQVPYLEIIEKLLGGNT; encoded by the coding sequence ATGGTAAACTATCCCCATCAGATATCTCGTAAGATAGCACAAGTACGTCCTAAAAAATCAAATAGAGTTGACTTTGCCAATCGGGGGATGAGCTTTGAATCTGCTATTAACGCGACTAATGATTACTATTTGTCGCGTGGTTTAGCCGTTATTCATAAAAAACCTACCCCTGTTCAAATTGTCAAAGTCGATTATCCCAAACGCTCACGGGCAAAGATTGTAGAAGCTTACTTTAGACAAGCTTCTACTACCGACTACTCCGGCGTTTACAAAGGATACTACATTGATTTTGAAGCCAAAGAGACACGACAAAAGACATCCATGCCTATGAAAAACTTTCATGCGCATCAAATTGAGCACATGTCTCAGGTCATCAGTCAAGATGGGATCTGCTTCGTGCTACTTCACTTCTCGACGCTTAAGGAAACCTACCTTCTGCCTGCCAAAGACTTAATCGCTTTTTATCAGATTGATAAAGGGACGAAATCAATGCCTCTTGATTATATCAAAAAAAGAGGCTATGCAATTGCAGAAGCAGCTTATCCTCAAGTTCCTTACTTAGAAATCATTGAAAAATTATTAGGTGGTAACACATAA
- a CDS encoding DUF1273 domain-containing protein: MTSLLVTGYKSFELGIFKDKDPKVTIIKKAIKRDLMRFLDDGVDWMIFTGNLGFEFWALEVAKELQKDYPLKLATIFPFETHGQNWNEGNQTKLAAFKQVDFVKYSFPAYQSPAQFKQFNQFLIDNTDQAYLFYEPENETNLKYFYGMMLEARGYPVSRLTFDDLNEVMSE; encoded by the coding sequence ATGACATCACTACTGGTAACTGGCTATAAGAGCTTTGAACTCGGTATTTTTAAAGACAAGGACCCTAAAGTAACCATTATCAAGAAAGCAATCAAACGTGATTTGATGCGTTTCTTGGATGATGGTGTGGATTGGATGATTTTTACTGGGAACCTCGGTTTTGAATTTTGGGCACTAGAAGTAGCCAAAGAACTTCAAAAAGACTATCCTTTGAAGTTAGCGACTATCTTCCCTTTTGAAACGCATGGTCAGAATTGGAATGAAGGTAATCAAACAAAACTAGCAGCCTTTAAGCAGGTTGATTTTGTCAAGTACAGCTTCCCCGCTTACCAATCTCCAGCACAGTTTAAACAATTTAATCAGTTTCTCATTGACAATACAGATCAGGCTTATTTATTTTATGAACCTGAAAATGAAACAAATCTGAAATATTTTTACGGTATGATGTTAGAAGCAAGGGGTTATCCCGTATCTAGACTGACTTTTGATGACCTCAATGAAGTCATGTCGGAATAG
- the gpsB gene encoding cell division regulator GpsB, which translates to MAKINLTPKKIYEQEFKTSMRGYDKKEVDEFLDDVIKDYGVYIALVKELQEENAKLKAKTSSAPASRPAYASATSESSRANANVASASNYDILKRISRLEKEVFGKQIVE; encoded by the coding sequence ATGGCTAAGATTAATTTAACGCCCAAGAAAATCTACGAACAAGAATTTAAAACAAGCATGCGTGGATACGATAAAAAAGAAGTTGATGAGTTTCTAGACGATGTAATCAAAGATTACGGTGTCTATATTGCTCTAGTTAAGGAATTGCAAGAAGAAAATGCAAAACTGAAGGCTAAGACTTCATCAGCTCCTGCTAGTCGCCCAGCATACGCAAGTGCGACAAGTGAGTCATCACGTGCGAATGCCAATGTTGCTTCGGCTTCAAACTATGATATCTTAAAACGTATCAGTCGTTTGGAGAAAGAGGTCTTTGGAAAACAAATCGTCGAATAA
- a CDS encoding THUMP domain-containing class I SAM-dependent RNA methyltransferase produces MKETFTLVATAAAGLEAVVGRELRELGYDTQVENGKVRFQGGVRAIAETNLWLRAADRIKIVVGEFPARTFEELFQGVFALDWENYLPLGVKFPISKAKCVKSKLHNEPSVQAISKKAVVKKLQKYFHRPEGVPLQETGAEFKIEVSILKDKATVLIDTTGASLFKRGYRTDKGGAPIKENMAAAILELSNWYPDKPLIDPTCGSGTFCIEAAMIGMNIAPGFNRDFAFEAWNWVDKDLVQSVRDEADSKANYDIELDIMGCDIDGRMVEIAKANAREAGLEDVIKLKQMRLQDLKTDKINGVIISNPPYGERLLDDKAVDILYNEMGQTFAPLKTWSKFILTSDEHFESKYGMKADKKRKLYNGTLRVDLYQYFGERVRRSEARKVN; encoded by the coding sequence ATGAAAGAAACATTTACATTAGTAGCAACTGCAGCAGCAGGTCTTGAGGCTGTGGTTGGACGTGAATTGCGTGAGTTAGGTTATGACACGCAGGTTGAAAATGGTAAGGTGCGTTTCCAAGGTGGTGTTCGTGCAATTGCTGAAACTAACCTTTGGTTGAGGGCAGCAGATCGTATCAAGATTGTAGTGGGTGAATTTCCAGCACGTACCTTTGAGGAACTTTTTCAGGGAGTTTTTGCTTTAGACTGGGAAAATTATCTTCCGCTAGGTGTAAAGTTCCCAATTTCTAAGGCTAAATGTGTTAAATCAAAGCTTCATAATGAGCCATCTGTTCAGGCAATTTCAAAAAAAGCTGTCGTTAAGAAATTGCAGAAGTATTTCCACCGTCCAGAAGGAGTGCCTCTCCAAGAAACAGGAGCGGAATTTAAGATTGAAGTCTCTATTTTGAAGGATAAGGCTACGGTTTTGATTGATACCACAGGTGCTAGTCTCTTTAAGCGTGGCTACCGTACTGATAAAGGTGGAGCACCGATTAAGGAAAATATGGCGGCTGCTATCCTTGAACTTAGTAATTGGTATCCGGATAAACCATTGATTGACCCGACTTGTGGTTCAGGGACCTTCTGTATTGAGGCTGCAATGATTGGCATGAACATTGCACCAGGATTTAATCGTGATTTTGCCTTTGAAGCATGGAATTGGGTGGATAAGGATTTAGTACAGTCGGTACGTGATGAAGCAGATAGCAAGGCAAACTACGATATTGAATTAGATATTATGGGTTGTGATATTGATGGCCGTATGGTTGAAATTGCAAAAGCCAATGCTCGTGAGGCAGGTCTTGAAGATGTTATTAAATTGAAACAAATGCGTTTACAGGACCTGAAAACAGATAAAATCAATGGTGTCATTATTTCAAACCCTCCTTATGGTGAGCGTTTGTTGGATGACAAGGCTGTGGATATCTTGTATAATGAAATGGGTCAAACTTTTGCGCCACTTAAAACTTGGAGCAAGTTTATCTTGACCAGCGATGAACACTTTGAAAGCAAATACGGTATGAAAGCCGATAAAAAACGTAAGCTTTATAACGGGACCCTCCGTGTTGATTTGTATCAATATTTTGGAGAGCGTGTTCGCCGTTCTGAGGCTAGAAAGGTAAATTAA
- a CDS encoding cell division site-positioning protein MapZ family protein: MSEDKTQNGYEGSQELDFQDAKEMTVGEAVRKEAEINAGVTETDSILDKYIKQHREEVASQKFSKKIEADGDTSPLDAFIQKQRQEFADSGLIGQSMANESINSTTATEEVTPVTFGFGATDNKADETQSHIDKQLPNAPVEPEVIAEPESQSSEVIITSTNADRFITSETEKFDLGDALADSSTSTNQPAYNDALVDNVDDNNPLIANIDDPEPQNSAVANIDDTEPQASKPMLDDAAISDTIDLAAIASTVAGVTGAKADEEKTTPKVSMAVNRPSAEDRISSESISPSHKSAFDGDIPVYRRKGVVIGALAVLALAIIGGSYALYKGTHSQSARTTSTASSAVTSSSSKDTSAADNKAFEEMYKNFFTDDEQTKLANDQFGKLSDLEKLLKKLEKTKYYDAAKKKYDNLKKQIEAVQKINSQFESDALVDGSYNASIAVKSDANFNNLPESVTTTGNASLDSTIQETIKGGKTQLEEKAKAASATSAATASESVNTASPAAPSGDNTSGAASNGGGAAASNTSGAQNGAANSAGSTGSTGATGGTTGGSAAASTVVTRGITNYNPSILQRNRSRVPYNANVVADTSNPAWTWADGVLDKIIETSHSRGYFSGDNFILEPVNIINGNGYYNLYLPDGTYLFSINCKTGYYVGNGSGHSDKLDYE, encoded by the coding sequence GTGTCAGAAGATAAAACACAAAATGGCTATGAAGGTAGCCAAGAGCTAGATTTCCAAGATGCCAAGGAAATGACGGTCGGTGAGGCTGTCCGAAAAGAAGCTGAGATTAATGCTGGTGTAACAGAAACAGATAGCATTTTGGATAAGTATATCAAGCAACACCGTGAAGAAGTTGCCTCACAAAAATTTTCAAAGAAAATTGAAGCTGACGGCGATACATCACCTTTGGATGCCTTTATTCAAAAGCAACGTCAGGAGTTTGCGGATTCAGGTTTGATTGGTCAATCAATGGCTAATGAGTCAATCAACTCAACAACAGCTACTGAAGAAGTAACACCGGTCACATTTGGTTTTGGTGCTACAGATAACAAGGCTGATGAAACTCAATCTCATATTGACAAGCAGTTGCCAAATGCCCCTGTTGAACCTGAGGTTATTGCAGAACCAGAAAGTCAAAGTTCTGAAGTTATCATTACGTCAACAAATGCTGATCGTTTCATCACGTCAGAAACAGAAAAATTTGACCTTGGTGATGCACTCGCTGATTCCTCTACTTCAACTAATCAGCCAGCCTATAACGATGCATTGGTCGATAATGTTGATGATAACAATCCTTTGATTGCTAACATTGATGATCCAGAACCACAAAATTCTGCTGTTGCCAATATTGACGATACTGAGCCACAAGCTTCAAAACCTATGTTGGATGATGCTGCTATTTCAGACACTATTGATTTGGCAGCTATTGCATCAACGGTGGCAGGGGTAACTGGAGCAAAAGCTGATGAAGAAAAGACAACACCAAAAGTGTCTATGGCAGTCAATCGCCCATCTGCAGAAGACAGAATCTCTTCAGAGTCTATTTCACCATCGCATAAGAGTGCCTTTGATGGTGACATTCCAGTTTACCGTCGTAAAGGTGTTGTTATAGGTGCTCTAGCAGTTCTTGCTTTAGCTATTATCGGTGGTAGCTATGCTCTTTATAAAGGAACACATAGCCAATCGGCGAGAACAACAAGCACAGCTTCTTCAGCAGTGACATCATCATCAAGCAAGGATACGTCAGCTGCTGATAATAAGGCATTTGAAGAAATGTATAAGAATTTCTTCACAGATGACGAGCAAACAAAACTCGCTAATGATCAATTTGGTAAGTTATCAGATTTGGAAAAACTGCTCAAGAAATTGGAGAAAACCAAGTATTATGATGCAGCTAAGAAAAAATATGATAACTTGAAGAAACAAATTGAAGCTGTACAAAAGATTAACAGTCAGTTTGAGTCAGATGCTCTTGTAGATGGTAGCTATAATGCCTCTATCGCTGTTAAATCAGATGCTAACTTTAATAATCTTCCAGAAAGTGTAACAACAACTGGGAACGCGAGTCTCGATAGCACTATTCAAGAAACTATTAAGGGTGGTAAGACTCAACTTGAAGAAAAAGCTAAGGCTGCGAGTGCAACGTCTGCAGCGACAGCTTCTGAAAGTGTTAATACTGCTAGTCCTGCTGCACCTTCAGGTGATAACACATCTGGAGCAGCTTCTAATGGCGGTGGTGCGGCCGCATCAAATACTTCTGGAGCGCAAAATGGAGCAGCTAACTCAGCAGGTTCAACAGGTTCAACTGGTGCGACTGGAGGAACTACTGGTGGCTCAGCTGCAGCTTCAACAGTTGTAACACGCGGAATCACAAATTATAACCCATCAATCCTTCAACGTAATCGCTCACGTGTGCCTTATAATGCAAACGTAGTAGCAGATACAAGTAACCCAGCTTGGACATGGGCTGATGGTGTTCTTGATAAGATTATCGAAACATCACACTCACGTGGTTACTTCTCAGGAGATAACTTCATCCTTGAGCCAGTCAACATCATCAATGGTAATGGTTACTACAACTTGTACCTTCCAGATGGAACCTACCTCTTCAGTATTAACTGTAAGACAGGTTACTATGTTGGTAATGGTTCAGGTCACTCAGATAAACTTGATTACGAATAA